The following nucleotide sequence is from Deltaproteobacteria bacterium.
CCTGTCTTGTATGGTTCCAGGGTCTTGAGCACTTCTATTGCACTGTGAATGCGCTCCTTTTCCGCTTTTACCTCATCCAGTATATTCTGCTGTGATTGACCGCTTAATGAAGACAAATCTTCACCAAGGCCTATTCCCTTTTCAAAGGCGATTTGTTTGGCCAGGTTAGGAGAGTCAGGATCCATTAAAAGAAACCGAGTTGTGGCAGATGGGTTTTCACCGGCCCATTTTCTGAACAGTTCCAGGATTGAATTGGAGCTTATGCCCATATAACAGAAACAATCCTGCACTTCATTGAATACACCGAGATTTTCAGAAATATCAAAACTAAAATAATATCCGGCTATACCAGCCTTGATGAGCTTGAAAAGCCTTCTATATTTTTTAAAGTAAAAAAAGGCTATCACGACGGCAAAGATAGGCGCTGGGACCGCCCACCAATACTCGAATGATACAAACCAGGCAAACATGGCACCCAATGGACCTGTAATGGCAGTTATTGTCAGGTCCTTTGCAAGATCTTTAATGAAATTATCAAGGTGAATTCTCTTGCTCTTGTTCTTCACTGATTTGTTATTCCTTAGGAGTTGCTATGCCTAAAGGTTCCTTGCCAAGGATAATCTTCAACCCGATCTCTCTGCTATCTCCGTTTTAAGTATCCTGGCATACCACGAATTGACTGACTTATTTTCCATATTGGTCCATTGTTGGCAGGCTTCTTCATGCTATGTTCCCTCTAATAGGCCGAACCGAGTAATCTTAAGATTAACTTCATTGCTGGCTTTAACTATTGAACCAGGTACCCAATGAAGGCCACAAGCATTCACATCCTGTCCCGCTCCACTTTTACGTTCCTTGTCCTTTTTGACTCTGTTTCCGGTTTCACAACCATCTCCATTTCTCCAGTCTCTGCCAATGACGGGCTCTATATCACCCCTGATATTTAAGGAACAGTCTATAGAGAGATGGGCAGGAATCGGCTCTCCACTGGTTTTTCCATTGAATCTGATTTGTGGTGAACTATTGCCCTTGAAGGTGAAGTCAAATATTTTTTCCTGATCGGGTTCACATTTTTCATTTTGGAGAATGAGTCTACCCCAGCCGTACTTGATATCACCGCCGACAAAAATTTCCTGAATGGCATTTCGTAGTGACCATCCAGTCTCACCCTGCCAGATGACAGGTTGCTCTTTCATTGATGCGTCATCACTGATAAAGACATAGCCGACAAAGAATACAGCCCGAACTTCGCCGGAAGCAGCTTCTTTTACCTTATAATGAATATATTCCGATTCATGCAGGGTCTCATCTTCAGCGGTATTTGAGACAGGCTCAATGGCGGTATTGGTTGACGAGCCAAAAAACCGGCTTTGAAATTCATCTTCAGACCACTTGCCGTACTTTATACCTTCTTCAGTGAAACACGGAAGTAACGGCGAGTCGAGATCAAGCGCCGGGAAGAAATAACTAAAGATGATCCTGTCTTTAAAAAAAGTACCGAATTCATTGTAATCTCCCGTTCCGCGCCGGCCATATGTTCGCGTCATATTGGCGGTTGCCGCTCCCCACACGGCCTTCCCTGTGATATAGGGCCTGGTCAACTTGATATAACCCAATGTATAGCAGCCCAAATGGACAGGGCTGCAGGCCTTATAGATCAGCTTATGGGCTCTCCAGTTCATTTTTTTTGTCCTTCACTTTTGCGCGTATATGATATCTTGCGTATACGAGGGCCTTCTCCGTAATATCCTTGCCCCAAAACAGCTTGGCAGGATCATTTTGAAAATTTTTTCTTATACTGTTGAGGGCATTATCTTCTGTCCCAATATCTGATATCTGGTCTTTTAAAAAAGAAAAAATATTTTGCCCCATTTTTTTTGCAGGATCTTTGCGGATGGAACCTCTTGATTCCAGGAAAAGAAACATGCTGTAAAGGCCCTGTTCCAACAGTACGGCCAGGGTTTCATTAACAAGAGATGCCTCAAGTCCTTCAATTTCCGCCAATTTATTACCGCATTCGGCACATGCTAAATCGATATTTTTCATGTCTCGCTCACCTCCAGGTTCAACACGCGCACACGACCCATGCCTCTGGTATTCATGCCGCCGATTCCCAGGGCTTCCAGCAGACCCATGCTTTTTTCAATGGTTTGCCGAAGTTCTTTAATATCAAACCCGAGCGTTTTATTATCTATCCGGAAAAATTCAGGTCTATTGTAAACGACATCAAACCACATGACCGTTGACCGGGGAATGGCTTCATAGGTAAAGAGTGCGCCGTCGTCTGCCGCCCCGGTGGCTGGATCGATTGCCACAGAGGTCCTGACTTCGAGATTATCGTTGATCAACCTTGAGCAATTACTGTCTGTGACTATAACTGTCCTTTCCCGAATGGCCTTTGGTATGGTTTCAGATAATGATAGGTCAGGGCTTTTATCTGGGTCTTTTTCGAATTCAATTCCGCCAAGATATAATGAAGATGCCTCTATGGTACTGACGAACCTGTTTTCGGTTATGTTTTCAACATGGAATTTAATATCGGCGTCCTCCAGAAGGGACGGACTGGTGAGCCAGAAGGTACCTGCCGATGTATAAACGGGGAAAAGAAGAATTCTCGAATCATAGAACTGAACAAGACCCTGGAAACTCCCCTTGTCACTCCTTGAAAAGCCAAAAGCCGTGCAGACCGGACAATCATGTTGTCCGCAATGACCTTCGCCGTCACCTATGCCTTTCCCTGCACAGCTATAGTAAATATCATTGTTATTTTTATCTTTTTTGATCAGTGGCTGCCCATTTTTATCTATATTAATGATGTTATGGCCGTTTTCTAGAAACTCATAGGCAGGTCTCAAGTAGGTCATTTTTTGATATTTTTTACAGTCAATAGACCACAACCCCTTTTCATTCCGCTGCGGTTCAACTTTAGTGTCTCCCTGGACCACCATTGCGGCATAGGCCCGCAGCACCCCATTGAGACTGGAGCCTGGAATTTTCGGCAGATTTGAGCCGCATTCTCGTATGATCGTGTTATCGACATGGCCGAGTCTATAGCCGCCTGTGCCGACATGAACCGGATCCATGGTCAAGACAAAATACTGTTTTTTGTCATACGGTTTTGTCATTGTTAATCTCCTTATCATCACGCACTCTCTTTTTGAGTATGGTGTGCTGAAGTTCCATCATCCTGAAAAACAAACCGTTTTTTAGTGTCTCAATCATTAACTCTTTATTTTCATTAGTCATGGCAATAAATTCTTTATCCAGAGACGTCTCGACAAGCTTTTTAAACATGGGATGATCTCCGCCCCATAATTGATATTTGCTCAACCACAGCGCTTCGAGGTTTTTCAATTTTGTCTGCGTTATTCCCGAAAGTCCACTTCCCGTAGTCAAGTTGTCCCAGAGCCTGACAAATTTCTGTTCAAGTTCCTCCATGAAATACAAATTTGTTTCATGGGCTGATCTGAAAATTTCATGTCGCTTCTGGTTTGAGTCAAGGTATAAAAAATCATAATAATTGGGATAAAGGTGCAGCTTATCGCCTTTTTCAAGTTCGGAATAAGGCACGACATCACCGACAATCGTTTTGAAAAAACCTTTCCTGTCGGACGCGGTATTACCTGGATGAAGCAGTGCGTAAGCGTGATAGTAATCCATTTTACAGTTCCCCAGCCTGGCAGGGACATGGTAGCTGAACTCTTTGTCATTGTTTTCAGAGGGAACAACCCGTATATCGAATCTTCCGTCCTTTTTTTCAGTTTTTTCTTTAACGGTAAAATCCCGTATTGCTTCATATGCTGAAAATCTTTTGAAATTATTGAGCATTCTCTTGGCCGAATCCAGGACGACAAACATGGGCATCCGCCGTCTGAAGAAGATATTCCCAACACTAAAGGGCAACCTGCCGGTCACCTTGCCGAATTGTTCCTGATAGTGTTTATAGATGTCCTGGCTGATCTTGACGGCCTGATCGGCCGGGACAATCGCCATAAACAGACAGGGGGAGGCTGTAATGACCCTGTAACGGAAATATGGTTTTGCAGTATTTGCCTGAATCTTCAGTTCACTTTGATCTGGATTATCCCAACTTTTGTCAGTAATTCTGATGATTGCCTCTTTAGGTTTCTTCAGAATATTGTCTATTGACTCGAGTTTATCTATTGAAACAATCAGATCAGCCTGACTACCACCGGAGGTGAGCAAGACCTCAATCCTTTCCGTCTGTACATCGCGGATCAACTCCGCCTCAAAGGTACCTCCAACGGCAGCCCTGCAGGCAAGGGTAACCCTGTTACGCCTGATCATGCCGCTCTTTTCTTTAATATCATTTATTATGGATGTTTTGAAAAAATTCCGGGTTGTTTGCCAAACATCGAGAATAGTTGACGGGGTCGGACTCTTGGCGTTGATGACGTTATACTTGCAGATTGGACCCAGTGCTTCCCCGCATCTGTTATCTATCAGGGTTTCAAGCGCCTTCTTTTTTTCATTTTTTTTATCTTTTTGAAAGTTACGGCCATGGGTATAGAGAAACGAAACATACTCTGAATTTTCTTCCTTATTCAGTATAGCATCAATGTCCGCAGTTATCCTGTCGTAGTTATACAAAATGTCTTGTAGTTTCTTTCTTGCCTGTTTTTCTTTCTCGCCCTTAAACTTCTCGATTTTATTCAGGGTCTTTATTTCCTTTTCAATACCGCGGGCCTCAGTGACAAAAAGGGTATGGAGCATCTTTCCATTAAGCCACTGGTCAAGATCAAACTTGGCCACAATAAGGGCAGCGCGCTGGTATTGGTCAACAATCTCGTCGATAAAAATGGTTTGTTTTATACCAACTTCATCCCTGTTTTTTTTGGCCTCTTCTCCCCGTCTTCTGTCACAGATGCCGCATATCTTTTTTTCACCCTGGGATTTTTCCCTGTCAGCAGGACGTAAACGGCAGATGGAACATACCTCCTCGCCCTTTTTAAATTCTACAGACCCTTTCAGTTTTTCCAGAAATCCGATATCGGACGAAAAACGGAATTGCGTTTTTTTGTTTATTGAGCCAATAACCTTGACAATATCAGTAAGTTGCGTGCAGTTTGACTGCCAAGCAAACTGCGGCTGAATCTCGCAATCAGAGGCTTCCCAAACCGCCTTGGCAATTTCCTTTTGAAGAATGCCGTGCAAATCACCATATTTATTTTCCTGCTTCTCATCATCTCCTTCTGCAACAGGTATAAAATTTGCCGGTACAACAAAATAGATGCCGTTATCATCTTCATAAACAGTGTTACCCACAGGGTACTGATGTTCAACAATCTCCCTAATTTGGTTTTTTATCAGGTTGATGATCTTTTTCCGGGCAGTGATATCCCCTATTTTTTGCCCATAAGAGAGAAATTTCAAACCATCCCACCCAATTCCCCATATGTCGTATTTCACCTTCTGAAAATCATCAATAATATCTTTTTTATCACAGAAAAGATTATGGACCGTCAGCACCTTGGCGATGGAGGCTACCGCATAGGAATGGTCCCAGAGGGTTGTATCATTCTGGGGTCTGCATGTGTCGGAAAGACCATGAATAAAGGCGGAGTGCACTGATTTCAATATGTTCCACCTCTGGCCTGCGGTGAAATGGTCTTTTTTAGGAGAAAGATAATCTGAGAGAAGGGGGGCGAGATCCTTATAAAGTTTCTTCCTGTACCCATCCTGACTGTCCATATCAACTACACGGTCAGGGCTGCCGCACTCGTTGCCGAATACATTGGACCTGAATATCTGTCCGGTCTTCTGCTCCGCTGAATAGAGAGGATTATTACGGTCAATGGCGCTATCATTTTTGTCCGCGGCCTTTATGACTTTCATGACATCCTGTTCATCCTGTTTATCCGGTTCATCATGCTCATCAACGGCTTTTTGAATAGAGAAGTCTATCTCATCGAATGAGGTGGAATATAGTTTCAGGGTAATATCTTTAAACTCTTTTGGAATTAACGCCTTAAATGTCTCATGATTTTCAAGAAATTTATCGGCATGAGGGTCCGGGAGACCTTTTTCCCCCTGCCATTCCCGGCGATACCTCAAGAACCCTTTACTCAATTTTCCGATATCATGGAGAAGCGCCGCCAGTTCGATAAACAGGATTGCATTCGCATTCTTTTCCAGGCGGCCTTCGTTATTATTGGCCTGGCCTGCCGGATATGTACTGCTCATCTGCTTTCCTCCAATGTGACATGTGCGAGATCAATAAATGACCGAATCGTCAGGCTTGTTTCTTCGTCTTTTATTGCCGATAATTTTCGCTCGTATTGTTCATGTTCTTGTGTAAATTTTAGATAGGCCTCTTTAGCTTTTGTGTATTCAGCCCGTTTTTTCTTATTTCTGGACCATTCCATGGCCTTTTTTAAGAAAGACCTGTCCTCATCTGGATATTTTTCATAGAACGACTGAACCACTTCAGGCAAAACAGGTTTTTTCGGAAGTTGTTGTGTTCCATTCGTCATGTTTATTGCCATTCCCTTGCAGTACAATTCCGCTTGCTCCACAAAGGAATCTACGGCCACCCCGAAGCCGCTGCTGATCTTTCCACCAAACCCATATAAGGTAAAGACGTCCTTTATGCCTTCCTTTAATAATTTCCAGTCGTCAGCTACCTCTTTTGTGATTTCAGCCTTTGGTTTAGCCATAATATCAAGAGGAGCATAGAGAAGTTTAAATTGAGCCACACCCCCTCTTGGAACACACTCGAAGTAAATAGGATTGATCCCTGTCTTCTTTTCACGGTCGTGAGGATTGATAATCTCCAGCCCGATATCATCGAAAAATGACGGGAAAAAGCGGAGCCTGCCGCTTCTATGCAAGTCAGTTATTTTTTTTACCCCATAAAATTTGTTCAACTGTTTTCTAAATTCTTTTTCCCAAGCATCTCTTTGGTCTTCAAAAAAACCTGCCATGACATCTTTGTCATTTCCGAATAAACGAATGAACATCAATCGTCTTTCCATAAATTCCACCGGATTTTCAGAAGATAATATTCCCCTGGCCATGACAGACTGCAGCGTTCCTTTCCACTGAGACGAGGAAACCATTGGAATTTTATAGACCTTATCCTTGCGTATGGGATTATCGATAATGTAAAATGGTGCATCATCCCGGCTG
It contains:
- a CDS encoding type III-B CRISPR module RAMP protein Cmr4, producing the protein MTKPYDKKQYFVLTMDPVHVGTGGYRLGHVDNTIIRECGSNLPKIPGSSLNGVLRAYAAMVVQGDTKVEPQRNEKGLWSIDCKKYQKMTYLRPAYEFLENGHNIINIDKNGQPLIKKDKNNNDIYYSCAGKGIGDGEGHCGQHDCPVCTAFGFSRSDKGSFQGLVQFYDSRILLFPVYTSAGTFWLTSPSLLEDADIKFHVENITENRFVSTIEASSLYLGGIEFEKDPDKSPDLSLSETIPKAIRERTVIVTDSNCSRLINDNLEVRTSVAIDPATGAADDGALFTYEAIPRSTVMWFDVVYNRPEFFRIDNKTLGFDIKELRQTIEKSMGLLEALGIGGMNTRGMGRVRVLNLEVSET
- a CDS encoding CRISPR-associated protein Csx11 — encoded protein: MSSTYPAGQANNNEGRLEKNANAILFIELAALLHDIGKLSKGFLRYRREWQGEKGLPDPHADKFLENHETFKALIPKEFKDITLKLYSTSFDEIDFSIQKAVDEHDEPDKQDEQDVMKVIKAADKNDSAIDRNNPLYSAEQKTGQIFRSNVFGNECGSPDRVVDMDSQDGYRKKLYKDLAPLLSDYLSPKKDHFTAGQRWNILKSVHSAFIHGLSDTCRPQNDTTLWDHSYAVASIAKVLTVHNLFCDKKDIIDDFQKVKYDIWGIGWDGLKFLSYGQKIGDITARKKIINLIKNQIREIVEHQYPVGNTVYEDDNGIYFVVPANFIPVAEGDDEKQENKYGDLHGILQKEIAKAVWEASDCEIQPQFAWQSNCTQLTDIVKVIGSINKKTQFRFSSDIGFLEKLKGSVEFKKGEEVCSICRLRPADREKSQGEKKICGICDRRRGEEAKKNRDEVGIKQTIFIDEIVDQYQRAALIVAKFDLDQWLNGKMLHTLFVTEARGIEKEIKTLNKIEKFKGEKEKQARKKLQDILYNYDRITADIDAILNKEENSEYVSFLYTHGRNFQKDKKNEKKKALETLIDNRCGEALGPICKYNVINAKSPTPSTILDVWQTTRNFFKTSIINDIKEKSGMIRRNRVTLACRAAVGGTFEAELIRDVQTERIEVLLTSGGSQADLIVSIDKLESIDNILKKPKEAIIRITDKSWDNPDQSELKIQANTAKPYFRYRVITASPCLFMAIVPADQAVKISQDIYKHYQEQFGKVTGRLPFSVGNIFFRRRMPMFVVLDSAKRMLNNFKRFSAYEAIRDFTVKEKTEKKDGRFDIRVVPSENNDKEFSYHVPARLGNCKMDYYHAYALLHPGNTASDRKGFFKTIVGDVVPYSELEKGDKLHLYPNYYDFLYLDSNQKRHEIFRSAHETNLYFMEELEQKFVRLWDNLTTGSGLSGITQTKLKNLEALWLSKYQLWGGDHPMFKKLVETSLDKEFIAMTNENKELMIETLKNGLFFRMMELQHTILKKRVRDDKEINNDKTV